From Corvus moneduloides isolate bCorMon1 chromosome 4, bCorMon1.pri, whole genome shotgun sequence, one genomic window encodes:
- the AGK gene encoding acylglycerol kinase, mitochondrial isoform X4: protein MITCYEELHAKKPRFLSLLHYQIHEGAAFLTKYPLRRYFLQRFHHAFGNQLIPATVPLKKATVFLNPAACKGKAGNLFEKNAAPILHLSGLDVTVVKTDYEGQAKKLLELMENTDLIIIAGGDGTVQEVITGLLRRADEAAFSKIPIGFIPLGKTCTLSHTLYPESTNQVQHITNATLAILKGETVPLDVLQIKGEKEQPVFAVSGLRWGSYRDAGVKVSKYWYLGPLKTKAAHFFSTFKEWPQKHQAALMYLGPTERPPEEPDEKPSRPPLYVRLYRRLRSYWSSPKEFPQEVAPEDWEELKLSTIELSIATRNRQLDLTRTEDFMDICIEAESISKGEFVHRGSQKMRDPHMCPDGSQCIQASRCILQLPEGAEGSFGIDNEEYEAMPVEVKLLPRKLRFFCDPRTREQMLQAAVQ, encoded by the exons A TGATAACCTGTTACGAAGAGCTGCATGCCAAGAAGCCCAG GTTTTTGAGCCTGTTACATTATCAAATTCATGAGGGAGCTGCCTTCCTGACAAAGTATCCACTACGGAGGTATTTCCTGCAAAGGTTCCACCAC GCTTTTGGCAACCAGCTGATCCCTGCCACTGTGCCATTGAAGAAAGCAACAGTGTTCCTCAACCCAGCAGCTTGCAAAGG CAAAGCTGGGAACCTTTTTGAAAAGAACGCTGCACCAATTTTGCACTTGTCTGGCTTGGATGTAACTGTGGTTAAG actGATTATGAGGGACAAGCAAAAAAGCTTCTGGAATTAATGGAAAACACGGATCTGATCATTATTGCAGGAGGAGATGGCACAGTCCAAGAG GTCATAACTGGACTTCTCCGTAGAGCAGATGAG GCTGCCTTCAGTAAGATTCCTATAGGATTCATACCCCTTGGAAAAACTTGCACTTTGAGCCACACACTGTACCCTGAGAGCACGAATCAAGTCCA GCATATTACTAATGCTACCTTGGCCATTTTGAAAGGAGAGACAGTTCCACTTGATGTCTTGCAGATCAAG ggAGAAAAGGAACAGCCTGTGTTTGCAGTCTCTGGTTTAAGATGGGGATCTTACAGAGATGCAGGAGTTAAAGTTAGCAA gTACTGGTACCTTGGGCCTCTGAAAACCAAAGCAGCTCACTTTTTCAGCACATTTAAG GAGTGGCCTCAGAAACATCAAGCTGCTCTCATGTACCTGGGTCCAACTGAGAGACCTCCAGAAGAGCCAGATGAGAAACCATCCAGACCTCCTTTGTATGTGAGGCTTTACAGACGGCTTCGATCGTACTGGTCATCTCCCAAAG AATTCCCCCAGGAGGTAGCTCCAGAGGACTGGGAAGAACTGAAGCTATCCACTATTGAGCTTTCCATTGCAACTCGGAACAGGCAGCTTGATCTAACA CGCACTGAGGACTTCATGGACATTTGCATTGAGGCAGAGAGTATCAGCAAAGGGGAGTTTGTTCACAGAGG AAGTCAAAAGATGCGTGATCCACATATGTGCCCTGACGGGAGTCAATGCATCCAAGCCAGCAGATGCATCTTGCAACTTCCAGAG GGCGCTGAGGGATCCTTTGGCATTGATAATGAGGAGTATGAAGCTATGCCTGTGGAGGTGAAGCTCTTACCCCGGAAACTCCGCTTCTTCTGTGATCCCAGAACGAGGGAGCagatgctgcaggcagcagtacAATGA
- the AGK gene encoding acylglycerol kinase, mitochondrial isoform X1, with protein sequence MAILLVGLKLQNPVITCYEELHAKKPRFLSLLHYQIHEGAAFLTKYPLRRYFLQRFHHAFGNQLIPATVPLKKATVFLNPAACKGKAGNLFEKNAAPILHLSGLDVTVVKTDYEGQAKKLLELMENTDLIIIAGGDGTVQEVITGLLRRADEAAFSKIPIGFIPLGKTCTLSHTLYPESTNQVQHITNATLAILKGETVPLDVLQIKGEKEQPVFAVSGLRWGSYRDAGVKVSKYWYLGPLKTKAAHFFSTFKEWPQKHQAALMYLGPTERPPEEPDEKPSRPPLYVRLYRRLRSYWSSPKEFPQEVAPEDWEELKLSTIELSIATRNRQLDLTRTEDFMDICIEAESISKGEFVHRGSQKMRDPHMCPDGSQCIQASRCILQLPEGAEGSFGIDNEEYEAMPVEVKLLPRKLRFFCDPRTREQMLQAAVQ encoded by the exons TGATAACCTGTTACGAAGAGCTGCATGCCAAGAAGCCCAG GTTTTTGAGCCTGTTACATTATCAAATTCATGAGGGAGCTGCCTTCCTGACAAAGTATCCACTACGGAGGTATTTCCTGCAAAGGTTCCACCAC GCTTTTGGCAACCAGCTGATCCCTGCCACTGTGCCATTGAAGAAAGCAACAGTGTTCCTCAACCCAGCAGCTTGCAAAGG CAAAGCTGGGAACCTTTTTGAAAAGAACGCTGCACCAATTTTGCACTTGTCTGGCTTGGATGTAACTGTGGTTAAG actGATTATGAGGGACAAGCAAAAAAGCTTCTGGAATTAATGGAAAACACGGATCTGATCATTATTGCAGGAGGAGATGGCACAGTCCAAGAG GTCATAACTGGACTTCTCCGTAGAGCAGATGAG GCTGCCTTCAGTAAGATTCCTATAGGATTCATACCCCTTGGAAAAACTTGCACTTTGAGCCACACACTGTACCCTGAGAGCACGAATCAAGTCCA GCATATTACTAATGCTACCTTGGCCATTTTGAAAGGAGAGACAGTTCCACTTGATGTCTTGCAGATCAAG ggAGAAAAGGAACAGCCTGTGTTTGCAGTCTCTGGTTTAAGATGGGGATCTTACAGAGATGCAGGAGTTAAAGTTAGCAA gTACTGGTACCTTGGGCCTCTGAAAACCAAAGCAGCTCACTTTTTCAGCACATTTAAG GAGTGGCCTCAGAAACATCAAGCTGCTCTCATGTACCTGGGTCCAACTGAGAGACCTCCAGAAGAGCCAGATGAGAAACCATCCAGACCTCCTTTGTATGTGAGGCTTTACAGACGGCTTCGATCGTACTGGTCATCTCCCAAAG AATTCCCCCAGGAGGTAGCTCCAGAGGACTGGGAAGAACTGAAGCTATCCACTATTGAGCTTTCCATTGCAACTCGGAACAGGCAGCTTGATCTAACA CGCACTGAGGACTTCATGGACATTTGCATTGAGGCAGAGAGTATCAGCAAAGGGGAGTTTGTTCACAGAGG AAGTCAAAAGATGCGTGATCCACATATGTGCCCTGACGGGAGTCAATGCATCCAAGCCAGCAGATGCATCTTGCAACTTCCAGAG GGCGCTGAGGGATCCTTTGGCATTGATAATGAGGAGTATGAAGCTATGCCTGTGGAGGTGAAGCTCTTACCCCGGAAACTCCGCTTCTTCTGTGATCCCAGAACGAGGGAGCagatgctgcaggcagcagtacAATGA
- the AGK gene encoding acylglycerol kinase, mitochondrial isoform X3 has protein sequence MAKVLAALRNHWKKSTFGACLLGWGGHWLYGKHCDNLLRRAACQEAQAFGNQLIPATVPLKKATVFLNPAACKGKAGNLFEKNAAPILHLSGLDVTVVKTDYEGQAKKLLELMENTDLIIIAGGDGTVQEVITGLLRRADEAAFSKIPIGFIPLGKTCTLSHTLYPESTNQVQHITNATLAILKGETVPLDVLQIKGEKEQPVFAVSGLRWGSYRDAGVKVSKYWYLGPLKTKAAHFFSTFKEWPQKHQAALMYLGPTERPPEEPDEKPSRPPLYVRLYRRLRSYWSSPKEFPQEVAPEDWEELKLSTIELSIATRNRQLDLTRTEDFMDICIEAESISKGEFVHRGSQKMRDPHMCPDGSQCIQASRCILQLPEGAEGSFGIDNEEYEAMPVEVKLLPRKLRFFCDPRTREQMLQAAVQ, from the exons TGATAACCTGTTACGAAGAGCTGCATGCCAAGAAGCCCAG GCTTTTGGCAACCAGCTGATCCCTGCCACTGTGCCATTGAAGAAAGCAACAGTGTTCCTCAACCCAGCAGCTTGCAAAGG CAAAGCTGGGAACCTTTTTGAAAAGAACGCTGCACCAATTTTGCACTTGTCTGGCTTGGATGTAACTGTGGTTAAG actGATTATGAGGGACAAGCAAAAAAGCTTCTGGAATTAATGGAAAACACGGATCTGATCATTATTGCAGGAGGAGATGGCACAGTCCAAGAG GTCATAACTGGACTTCTCCGTAGAGCAGATGAG GCTGCCTTCAGTAAGATTCCTATAGGATTCATACCCCTTGGAAAAACTTGCACTTTGAGCCACACACTGTACCCTGAGAGCACGAATCAAGTCCA GCATATTACTAATGCTACCTTGGCCATTTTGAAAGGAGAGACAGTTCCACTTGATGTCTTGCAGATCAAG ggAGAAAAGGAACAGCCTGTGTTTGCAGTCTCTGGTTTAAGATGGGGATCTTACAGAGATGCAGGAGTTAAAGTTAGCAA gTACTGGTACCTTGGGCCTCTGAAAACCAAAGCAGCTCACTTTTTCAGCACATTTAAG GAGTGGCCTCAGAAACATCAAGCTGCTCTCATGTACCTGGGTCCAACTGAGAGACCTCCAGAAGAGCCAGATGAGAAACCATCCAGACCTCCTTTGTATGTGAGGCTTTACAGACGGCTTCGATCGTACTGGTCATCTCCCAAAG AATTCCCCCAGGAGGTAGCTCCAGAGGACTGGGAAGAACTGAAGCTATCCACTATTGAGCTTTCCATTGCAACTCGGAACAGGCAGCTTGATCTAACA CGCACTGAGGACTTCATGGACATTTGCATTGAGGCAGAGAGTATCAGCAAAGGGGAGTTTGTTCACAGAGG AAGTCAAAAGATGCGTGATCCACATATGTGCCCTGACGGGAGTCAATGCATCCAAGCCAGCAGATGCATCTTGCAACTTCCAGAG GGCGCTGAGGGATCCTTTGGCATTGATAATGAGGAGTATGAAGCTATGCCTGTGGAGGTGAAGCTCTTACCCCGGAAACTCCGCTTCTTCTGTGATCCCAGAACGAGGGAGCagatgctgcaggcagcagtacAATGA
- the AGK gene encoding acylglycerol kinase, mitochondrial isoform X2 produces the protein MGSTVITCYEELHAKKPRFLSLLHYQIHEGAAFLTKYPLRRYFLQRFHHAFGNQLIPATVPLKKATVFLNPAACKGKAGNLFEKNAAPILHLSGLDVTVVKTDYEGQAKKLLELMENTDLIIIAGGDGTVQEVITGLLRRADEAAFSKIPIGFIPLGKTCTLSHTLYPESTNQVQHITNATLAILKGETVPLDVLQIKGEKEQPVFAVSGLRWGSYRDAGVKVSKYWYLGPLKTKAAHFFSTFKEWPQKHQAALMYLGPTERPPEEPDEKPSRPPLYVRLYRRLRSYWSSPKEFPQEVAPEDWEELKLSTIELSIATRNRQLDLTRTEDFMDICIEAESISKGEFVHRGSQKMRDPHMCPDGSQCIQASRCILQLPEGAEGSFGIDNEEYEAMPVEVKLLPRKLRFFCDPRTREQMLQAAVQ, from the exons TGATAACCTGTTACGAAGAGCTGCATGCCAAGAAGCCCAG GTTTTTGAGCCTGTTACATTATCAAATTCATGAGGGAGCTGCCTTCCTGACAAAGTATCCACTACGGAGGTATTTCCTGCAAAGGTTCCACCAC GCTTTTGGCAACCAGCTGATCCCTGCCACTGTGCCATTGAAGAAAGCAACAGTGTTCCTCAACCCAGCAGCTTGCAAAGG CAAAGCTGGGAACCTTTTTGAAAAGAACGCTGCACCAATTTTGCACTTGTCTGGCTTGGATGTAACTGTGGTTAAG actGATTATGAGGGACAAGCAAAAAAGCTTCTGGAATTAATGGAAAACACGGATCTGATCATTATTGCAGGAGGAGATGGCACAGTCCAAGAG GTCATAACTGGACTTCTCCGTAGAGCAGATGAG GCTGCCTTCAGTAAGATTCCTATAGGATTCATACCCCTTGGAAAAACTTGCACTTTGAGCCACACACTGTACCCTGAGAGCACGAATCAAGTCCA GCATATTACTAATGCTACCTTGGCCATTTTGAAAGGAGAGACAGTTCCACTTGATGTCTTGCAGATCAAG ggAGAAAAGGAACAGCCTGTGTTTGCAGTCTCTGGTTTAAGATGGGGATCTTACAGAGATGCAGGAGTTAAAGTTAGCAA gTACTGGTACCTTGGGCCTCTGAAAACCAAAGCAGCTCACTTTTTCAGCACATTTAAG GAGTGGCCTCAGAAACATCAAGCTGCTCTCATGTACCTGGGTCCAACTGAGAGACCTCCAGAAGAGCCAGATGAGAAACCATCCAGACCTCCTTTGTATGTGAGGCTTTACAGACGGCTTCGATCGTACTGGTCATCTCCCAAAG AATTCCCCCAGGAGGTAGCTCCAGAGGACTGGGAAGAACTGAAGCTATCCACTATTGAGCTTTCCATTGCAACTCGGAACAGGCAGCTTGATCTAACA CGCACTGAGGACTTCATGGACATTTGCATTGAGGCAGAGAGTATCAGCAAAGGGGAGTTTGTTCACAGAGG AAGTCAAAAGATGCGTGATCCACATATGTGCCCTGACGGGAGTCAATGCATCCAAGCCAGCAGATGCATCTTGCAACTTCCAGAG GGCGCTGAGGGATCCTTTGGCATTGATAATGAGGAGTATGAAGCTATGCCTGTGGAGGTGAAGCTCTTACCCCGGAAACTCCGCTTCTTCTGTGATCCCAGAACGAGGGAGCagatgctgcaggcagcagtacAATGA